The Pseudomonas berkeleyensis genome includes a region encoding these proteins:
- the cysS gene encoding cysteine--tRNA ligase → MALSIYNTLSKVKEPFKPLIGNSVRMYVCGMTVYDFCHIGHARVMVAFDVVTRWLRQRGYDVTYVRNITDIDDKIIKRANENGEPFEALVERMIAAMHEDEARLSVLRPDIEPRATGHIAGMHQMIQTLIDKGYAYAPGNGDVYYRVGKFVGYGKLSRKKIEDLKIGARIEVDEAKEDPLDFVLWKGVKPGEPSWESPWGAGRPGWHIECSVMSTCCLGETFDIHGGGPDLVFPHHENEIAQSEAATGKQYANAWMHAGAVRVDGEKMSKSLGNFFTIREVLEKYHPEVVRYLLVSSHYRSPINYSEESLKEAKGALERFYNGLKGLPEATPVGGEAFVERFGAAMDDDFNSPEACAVLFEMIREVNRLRESDVQAAAGLAAQLKQLASVLGVLQLEPEAFLQAGAAGKVDAAEVDALIAARLQARADKNWAESDRIRDQLTAMGVVLEDGKGGTTWRLAE, encoded by the coding sequence ATGGCACTGTCGATCTACAACACGCTCAGCAAGGTCAAGGAACCGTTCAAGCCGCTGATCGGTAACAGCGTGCGCATGTACGTGTGCGGCATGACCGTTTATGACTTCTGCCATATCGGTCACGCCCGGGTAATGGTTGCCTTTGACGTGGTCACCCGCTGGCTGCGTCAGCGCGGCTATGACGTGACCTACGTGCGCAATATCACTGACATCGACGACAAGATCATCAAGCGCGCCAATGAGAACGGCGAGCCGTTCGAGGCGCTGGTCGAGCGCATGATCGCGGCGATGCATGAGGATGAGGCGCGCCTGTCCGTGCTGCGCCCGGACATCGAGCCGCGTGCCACCGGCCATATCGCCGGCATGCACCAGATGATCCAGACCCTGATCGACAAGGGCTATGCCTATGCGCCGGGTAATGGCGACGTGTACTACCGCGTCGGCAAGTTCGTTGGCTACGGCAAGCTGTCGCGCAAGAAGATCGAAGACCTGAAGATCGGTGCGCGCATCGAGGTCGACGAGGCCAAGGAAGACCCGCTGGACTTCGTCCTGTGGAAGGGCGTCAAACCGGGCGAGCCGAGCTGGGAGTCGCCTTGGGGCGCAGGGCGCCCGGGCTGGCATATCGAGTGCTCGGTGATGTCCACCTGCTGCCTCGGTGAGACCTTCGACATTCATGGCGGCGGCCCGGATCTGGTGTTCCCGCACCACGAGAACGAGATCGCACAGAGCGAGGCGGCCACTGGTAAGCAGTACGCCAATGCCTGGATGCACGCCGGCGCCGTGCGCGTGGATGGCGAGAAGATGTCCAAGAGCCTGGGCAACTTCTTCACCATTCGTGAGGTGCTGGAGAAGTACCACCCGGAGGTGGTGCGCTACCTGCTGGTATCCAGCCACTACCGCAGCCCGATCAACTATTCGGAAGAGAGCCTCAAGGAAGCCAAGGGCGCCCTGGAGCGCTTCTACAACGGCCTCAAAGGCCTGCCGGAAGCCACGCCTGTTGGCGGCGAGGCGTTCGTCGAGCGTTTCGGCGCGGCGATGGACGACGACTTCAACTCGCCGGAAGCCTGCGCGGTGCTGTTCGAGATGATTCGTGAGGTCAACCGCCTGCGTGAGTCGGACGTGCAGGCCGCTGCCGGCCTGGCTGCCCAGCTCAAGCAACTGGCCAGCGTGCTCGGCGTGCTGCAACTGGAGCCGGAAGCCTTCCTTCAGGCGGGCGCTGCCGGCAAGGTTGATGCCGCGGAGGTCGATGCGCTGATCGCCGCACGCCTGCAGGCTCGTGCCGACAAGAACTGGGCGGAAAGTGACCGTATCCGCGACCAGCTCACTGCGATGGGCGTGGTGCTGGAAGACGGTAAGGGCGGCACCACCTGGCGTCTAGCCGAGTAA
- the miaE gene encoding tRNA-(ms[2]io[6]A)-hydroxylase — protein sequence MMSTAQHVPSNSEEPVSILQEILEFLGGVATPDAWLEEALRQQEILLLDHRNLEYKAAQTALSLMGRYLTKTELTARMSRLAREELVHFEQVSKIIRGRGIEVRHVSASRYAAGLRALLRGGEVERLVDVLVVGAFIEARSCERFAALVPHLDAELAKFYAGLLESEGRHYRGYLKLAYLYGDAADVDARIEVVRAVEQELITTPDEQFRFHSGVPAESSREAVFQ from the coding sequence ATGATGTCAACTGCCCAGCATGTTCCGAGTAACAGTGAGGAACCTGTATCGATCCTGCAGGAAATTCTCGAGTTTCTCGGCGGCGTCGCCACCCCTGATGCCTGGCTGGAAGAGGCCTTGCGTCAGCAGGAGATTCTTCTGCTCGACCATCGCAACCTGGAATACAAGGCGGCGCAGACGGCCCTGAGCCTGATGGGGCGCTACCTGACCAAGACCGAATTGACCGCGAGAATGTCGCGTTTGGCCCGTGAAGAGCTGGTGCACTTCGAGCAGGTGAGCAAGATCATCCGCGGGCGTGGCATCGAGGTGCGCCATGTGTCCGCTTCCCGCTACGCTGCTGGCCTGCGCGCACTGTTGCGTGGTGGCGAAGTGGAGCGGCTGGTGGATGTGCTGGTGGTCGGCGCTTTCATCGAGGCACGCTCCTGCGAGCGTTTCGCCGCGCTGGTGCCGCACCTGGATGCGGAGTTGGCCAAGTTCTACGCCGGGTTGCTGGAGAGCGAAGGGCGCCACTACCGGGGTTATCTCAAGCTCGCCTATCTGTATGGTGACGCAGCAGACGTGGATGCACGTATCGAGGTGGTACGCGCGGTGGAGCAGGAACTGATCACTACGCCGGATGAGCAATTCCGTTTCCACAGCGGTGTGCCTGCAGAAAGCAGCCGCGAAGCGGTTTTCCAATAA
- a CDS encoding DUF1289 domain-containing protein, with translation MSNQRIKTPCVGLCSTVYGDVVCRGCKRFHHEVINWNSYNDDEKRAVWTRLEVLLVQVMTAKVEVFDEQRLRGQLEQRQIRFVPQQSPYCWAYQLIARGARMINQLEAYGMVVLPEFRNWALPSLRDAIDREFFLLSEAHYERYIAPKFLREGLEVRV, from the coding sequence ATGTCCAATCAGCGCATCAAGACACCTTGTGTGGGGCTGTGCTCGACCGTCTACGGTGATGTTGTCTGCCGCGGTTGCAAGCGCTTTCACCACGAGGTGATCAACTGGAACAGCTACAACGACGACGAGAAGCGCGCCGTCTGGACGCGCCTGGAAGTGTTGCTGGTGCAGGTGATGACGGCCAAGGTCGAGGTGTTCGACGAGCAGCGTCTACGGGGTCAGCTGGAACAGCGGCAGATTCGTTTCGTGCCGCAACAGTCGCCTTACTGCTGGGCCTATCAACTGATCGCGCGTGGCGCGCGGATGATCAATCAGTTGGAGGCATACGGCATGGTGGTGCTGCCTGAATTTCGCAATTGGGCGTTGCCGTCACTGCGTGACGCCATCGACCGCGAATTCTTCCTGCTCTCGGAGGCGCACTACGAGCGCTACATCGCGCCGAAATTCCTGCGTGAAGGATTGGAAGTTCGCGTGTGA
- a CDS encoding glutamine--tRNA ligase/YqeY domain fusion protein, whose protein sequence is MSKPTVEKAANFLRPIVQADLDSGKHAKIVTRFPPEPNGYLHIGHAKSICLNFGLAEEFGGQCNLRFDDTNPAKEDQEYIDAIKADVEWLGFKWAGEERYASNYFDQLHAWAIELIKAGKAFVCDLNAEEMREYRGNLTEPGKNSPFRERSVEENLDLFARMKAGEFPDGARSLRAKIDMASPNINLRDPILYRIRHAHHHQTGDKWCIYPSYDFTHGQSDAIEGITHSICTLEFEDHRPLYEWFLENLPVPAQPRQYEFARLNLNYTITSKRKLKQLVDEGHVNGWDDPRMSTLSGYRRRGYTPASIRAFCDMIGVNRAGGLVDIGMLEFAIRDDLDANAARAMCVLKPLKVVITNYPQGQVENLELARHPKQDMGVRVLPFSREIYIDASDFEETPPDGFKRLIPGGEVRLRGSYVIRADEAIKDAAGNIVELRCSYDENTLGKNPEGRKVKGVIHWVPAAESVECEVRLYDRLFRSANPEKSEEGGSFLDNINPESLVVLTGCRAEPSLAKASADDRFQFEREGYFCLDKDSQPGKPVFNRTVTLRDSWGQ, encoded by the coding sequence ATGAGCAAGCCTACCGTCGAAAAAGCTGCTAACTTCCTGCGTCCCATCGTCCAGGCTGACCTGGACAGCGGCAAGCACGCCAAGATCGTGACCCGCTTTCCGCCGGAGCCCAACGGCTACCTGCACATCGGCCATGCCAAGAGCATCTGCCTGAACTTCGGCCTGGCCGAAGAGTTCGGTGGCCAGTGCAACCTGCGTTTCGACGACACCAACCCGGCCAAGGAAGACCAGGAATACATCGACGCGATCAAGGCCGATGTCGAGTGGCTGGGCTTCAAGTGGGCCGGCGAGGAGCGCTACGCCTCCAATTATTTCGACCAACTGCACGCCTGGGCCATCGAGCTGATCAAGGCGGGCAAAGCCTTCGTCTGCGACCTCAATGCCGAAGAAATGCGCGAGTATCGCGGCAACCTGACCGAGCCGGGCAAGAACAGCCCGTTCCGTGAGCGCAGTGTCGAAGAGAATCTCGACCTGTTCGCCCGCATGAAGGCCGGCGAGTTCCCCGATGGCGCCCGTTCGCTGCGCGCCAAGATCGACATGGCCTCACCGAACATCAATCTGCGCGACCCGATCCTCTACCGCATCCGCCACGCCCATCACCACCAGACCGGTGACAAGTGGTGCATCTACCCGAGCTACGACTTCACTCACGGCCAGTCGGACGCCATCGAGGGTATCACCCATTCCATCTGCACCCTGGAGTTCGAGGATCATCGCCCGCTGTACGAGTGGTTCCTGGAGAATCTGCCGGTGCCTGCGCAGCCGCGCCAGTACGAATTCGCCCGCCTGAACCTGAACTACACCATCACCAGCAAGCGCAAGCTCAAGCAACTGGTCGATGAAGGTCACGTCAATGGTTGGGACGACCCGCGCATGTCGACGCTGTCCGGCTACCGCCGTCGCGGCTACACGCCGGCTTCGATCCGCGCCTTCTGCGACATGATCGGCGTCAACCGCGCCGGCGGCCTGGTGGATATCGGCATGCTCGAGTTCGCCATCCGCGATGATCTGGACGCCAATGCCGCGCGCGCCATGTGCGTGCTCAAGCCGCTGAAAGTGGTGATCACCAATTATCCGCAAGGCCAGGTCGAGAACCTGGAGCTGGCGCGTCATCCCAAGCAGGACATGGGCGTTCGCGTGCTGCCGTTCTCCCGCGAGATTTACATCGACGCCAGTGATTTCGAGGAAACCCCGCCGGATGGCTTCAAGCGCCTGATCCCGGGTGGCGAAGTACGTCTGCGTGGCAGCTACGTGATTCGCGCCGATGAAGCCATCAAGGACGCTGCTGGCAATATCGTCGAACTGCGCTGCAGCTATGACGAGAATACCCTGGGCAAGAACCCCGAAGGGCGCAAGGTCAAGGGCGTGATCCACTGGGTGCCGGCCGCCGAGAGCGTCGAGTGCGAAGTACGCCTATACGATCGCCTGTTCCGCTCGGCCAATCCTGAGAAGAGCGAAGAGGGCGGCAGCTTCCTCGACAACATCAATCCCGAGTCGCTGGTGGTGCTCACCGGCTGCCGCGCTGAGCCATCCCTGGCCAAGGCCAGCGCTGACGACCGCTTCCAGTTCGAGCGTGAAGGCTACTTCTGCCTGGACAAGGATTCGCAGCCTGGTAAGCCGGTGTTCAACCGTACCGTCACGCTGCGCGATTCGTGGGGTCAGTAA
- the acnB gene encoding bifunctional aconitate hydratase 2/2-methylisocitrate dehydratase, whose amino-acid sequence MLEAYRKHVAERAAQGIVPQPLNAEQTAGLVELLKNPPAGEEEFLVDLITNRVPPGVDEAAYVKAGFLSAVAKGEATSPLISKQRAVELLGTMQGGYNIATLVELLDDAALGAVAAEQLKHTLLMFDAFHDVAEKAKAGNANAKAVLQSWADGEWFTNKPAIAEKYSLAVFKVPGETNTDDLSPAPDAWSRPDIPLHALAMLKMARDGIVPEQQGAIGPLKQIEEIKAKGFPVAYVGDVVGTGSSRKSATNSVLWFFGDDIPYVPNKRAGGFCFGSKIAPIFYNTMEDAGALPIEFDVSNINMGDVIDVYPHAGKVCKHGTDEVITTFELKTPVLLDEVRAGGRIPLIVGRGLTEKARTELGLGPTNLFKLPEAPVDTGKGYTLAQKMVGKACGLPEGKGVRPGTYCEPKMTTVGSQDTTGPMTRDELKDLACLGFSADLVMQSFCHTAAYPKPIDVTTHHTLPDFIRTRGGVSLRPGDGIIHSWLNRMLLPDTVGTGGDSHTRFPIGISFPAGSGLVAFAAATGVMPLDMPESVLVRFKGKLQPGITLRDLVHAIPYYAIQKGLLTVEKKGKKNIFSGRILEIEGLDELTVEQAFELSDASAERSAAGCTIKLPEKAIAEYLKSNITLLRWMISEGYGDARTMERRAQAMEAWLANPQLLSADADAEYAEIIEIDLADVKEPVLCAPNDPDDARLLSTVQGEKIDEVFIGSCMTNIGHFRAAGKLLDKVKGSIPTRLWLSPPTKMDAHQLTEEGYYGIYGKAGARMEMPGCSLCMGNQARVAANSTVVSTSTRNFPNRLGDGANVYLASAELAAVASIIGKLPTVEEYMEYAKNIDSMAGDIYRYLSFDQIADFREAAANAKIPVVQA is encoded by the coding sequence GTGCTTGAAGCCTATCGCAAACACGTAGCAGAGCGTGCCGCTCAGGGTATCGTGCCCCAGCCGCTGAACGCCGAACAAACCGCAGGCCTGGTCGAGCTGCTGAAAAACCCGCCGGCTGGCGAAGAAGAATTCCTCGTAGACCTGATCACCAATCGCGTACCGCCAGGCGTGGACGAAGCTGCCTACGTCAAGGCCGGTTTCCTCTCTGCCGTTGCCAAGGGCGAAGCCACTTCCCCGCTGATCAGCAAGCAGCGCGCCGTTGAGCTGCTGGGCACCATGCAGGGCGGCTACAACATCGCCACCCTGGTCGAACTGCTGGACGACGCTGCCCTGGGCGCCGTTGCCGCCGAGCAACTCAAGCACACCCTGCTGATGTTCGACGCCTTCCACGACGTTGCCGAGAAAGCCAAGGCTGGCAATGCCAACGCCAAAGCCGTTCTGCAGTCCTGGGCCGATGGCGAGTGGTTCACCAACAAGCCGGCCATTGCCGAGAAATACAGCCTGGCTGTATTCAAGGTGCCTGGCGAAACCAACACCGATGACCTGTCCCCTGCCCCGGACGCCTGGTCGCGCCCTGACATCCCGCTGCACGCCCTTGCCATGCTGAAAATGGCTCGCGACGGCATCGTGCCGGAGCAACAAGGCGCCATCGGCCCGCTCAAGCAGATCGAAGAGATCAAGGCCAAGGGCTTCCCGGTCGCCTACGTCGGTGACGTGGTCGGTACCGGTTCTTCCCGTAAGTCCGCCACCAACTCGGTGCTGTGGTTCTTCGGCGACGACATCCCGTACGTTCCGAACAAGCGTGCTGGCGGTTTCTGCTTCGGCTCCAAGATCGCCCCGATCTTCTACAACACCATGGAAGATGCCGGCGCCCTGCCGATCGAGTTCGACGTGTCGAACATCAACATGGGCGACGTGATTGACGTCTACCCGCACGCTGGCAAGGTCTGCAAGCACGGCACCGACGAGGTCATCACCACCTTCGAACTGAAGACCCCGGTGCTGCTCGACGAAGTCCGCGCTGGCGGCCGCATCCCGCTGATCGTCGGCCGTGGCCTGACTGAAAAGGCTCGCACCGAGCTGGGCCTGGGCCCAACCAACCTGTTCAAGCTGCCTGAAGCACCTGTCGACACCGGCAAGGGCTACACCCTGGCGCAGAAGATGGTCGGCAAGGCCTGCGGCCTGCCGGAAGGCAAAGGCGTTCGCCCAGGCACTTACTGCGAACCGAAGATGACCACCGTCGGTTCCCAGGACACCACTGGCCCGATGACCCGCGACGAGCTGAAAGACCTGGCGTGCCTGGGCTTCTCCGCTGACCTGGTCATGCAGTCGTTCTGCCACACCGCGGCCTATCCGAAGCCGATCGACGTCACCACCCACCACACCCTGCCGGATTTCATCCGCACCCGTGGCGGCGTGTCCCTGCGTCCGGGCGACGGCATCATCCACAGCTGGCTGAACCGCATGCTGTTGCCTGACACCGTCGGCACCGGCGGCGACTCGCACACCCGCTTCCCGATCGGCATCAGCTTCCCGGCAGGTTCCGGCCTGGTGGCCTTCGCAGCTGCCACTGGCGTCATGCCGCTGGACATGCCGGAATCCGTACTGGTGCGTTTCAAGGGCAAGCTGCAACCGGGCATCACCCTGCGTGACCTGGTACACGCCATCCCCTACTACGCCATCCAGAAGGGCCTGCTGACCGTCGAGAAGAAAGGCAAGAAGAACATCTTCTCCGGCCGCATCCTCGAGATCGAAGGCCTCGACGAACTGACCGTCGAGCAAGCGTTCGAGCTGTCCGACGCCTCTGCCGAGCGTTCGGCTGCCGGCTGCACCATCAAGCTGCCGGAAAAGGCCATTGCCGAGTACCTGAAGTCGAACATCACCCTGCTGCGCTGGATGATCAGCGAAGGCTACGGCGATGCCCGCACCATGGAGCGTCGCGCTCAAGCCATGGAAGCCTGGCTGGCCAACCCGCAACTGCTGTCCGCCGACGCCGATGCCGAGTACGCCGAAATCATCGAAATCGACCTGGCCGACGTCAAGGAGCCTGTGCTCTGCGCGCCGAACGACCCGGATGACGCGCGTCTGCTGTCGACCGTTCAGGGCGAGAAGATCGACGAAGTGTTCATCGGTTCGTGCATGACCAACATCGGTCACTTCCGCGCTGCCGGCAAGCTGCTCGACAAGGTCAAAGGCTCCATCCCAACCCGTCTGTGGCTGTCGCCGCCGACCAAGATGGACGCTCACCAGCTGACCGAAGAAGGCTACTACGGCATCTACGGCAAGGCTGGCGCGCGCATGGAAATGCCGGGGTGCTCGCTGTGCATGGGTAACCAGGCACGTGTAGCGGCGAACTCCACCGTGGTATCGACCTCGACGCGTAACTTCCCGAACCGTCTGGGCGATGGCGCCAACGTGTACCTGGCCTCTGCCGAACTGGCAGCGGTCGCTTCGATCATCGGCAAGCTGCCGACCGTCGAGGAGTACATGGAGTACGCGAAGAACATCGACAGCATGGCTGGCGACATCTACCGCTACCTGAGCTTCGACCAGATCGCCGACTTCCGTGAAGCTGCGGCGAACGCCAAGATCCCGGTCGTTCAGGCCTGA
- a CDS encoding peptidylprolyl isomerase produces the protein MIKLHTNHGVITLNLFADKAPETVANFEQYVKEGHYDGTIFHRVIGNFMIQGGGFEPGMKQKPTRAPIKNEANNGVANKVGTVAMARTMEPHSASAQFFINVADNSFLNHSAPTVQGWGYAVFGEVVEGMDVVEKIKGVATTMKSGHQDVPVDDVIIEKAEVVAE, from the coding sequence ATGATCAAACTGCACACCAACCACGGCGTCATCACCCTGAACCTGTTCGCCGACAAGGCCCCGGAAACTGTGGCCAACTTCGAGCAATACGTGAAGGAAGGCCATTACGACGGCACCATTTTCCACCGCGTGATCGGCAACTTCATGATCCAGGGCGGCGGTTTCGAGCCGGGCATGAAGCAGAAGCCAACCCGCGCACCGATCAAGAACGAAGCCAACAACGGCGTGGCCAACAAGGTCGGCACCGTCGCCATGGCTCGCACCATGGAGCCGCACTCGGCCAGCGCGCAGTTCTTCATCAACGTCGCCGACAACAGCTTCCTCAACCACAGCGCACCGACCGTTCAAGGCTGGGGCTACGCCGTATTCGGTGAAGTGGTCGAAGGCATGGACGTGGTCGAGAAGATCAAAGGCGTCGCCACCACCATGAAATCGGGCCACCAGGACGTACCGGTCGACGACGTGATCATCGAGAAGGCTGAAGTCGTAGCCGAGTAA
- a CDS encoding universal stress protein, with protein sequence MQAIRSILVVVEPQHPEGLALKRAKLIAGVTQSQLHLLVCDKKADHSAWLNDLSSVLNEEGYATSTQQAWHDNPHQTIIAVQQAEGCGLVIKQHVPDNPLKKAILTPDDWKLLRYCPAPVLMVKTESPWTGGNILAAVDVGNADGEHRTLHAGIVSNGYDIAGLAKGTLHVVTAHPTPMLSAADPTFQLKETIEARYREQCRSFQAEYDISDERLHVVEGPADVMIPHIAQQLSAAVTVIGTVARTGISGALIGNTAEVVLDSLESDVLVLKPDDIIAHLEELVAQR encoded by the coding sequence ATGCAAGCGATTCGAAGCATTCTGGTAGTAGTGGAACCACAACACCCGGAGGGCCTCGCACTCAAGCGGGCCAAGCTGATAGCCGGCGTCACTCAATCCCAATTGCACCTGCTGGTGTGTGACAAGAAAGCTGATCACAGCGCCTGGCTCAACGACCTCAGCAGCGTTCTGAACGAAGAAGGTTATGCCACCTCCACGCAGCAGGCCTGGCATGACAATCCGCACCAGACCATCATCGCCGTGCAACAGGCTGAAGGCTGTGGCCTGGTGATCAAGCAGCACGTTCCTGACAATCCATTGAAGAAAGCCATCCTTACTCCGGATGACTGGAAACTGCTGCGCTACTGCCCTGCCCCCGTCCTGATGGTCAAGACCGAATCGCCCTGGACCGGCGGCAATATCCTCGCAGCCGTTGACGTCGGCAACGCCGATGGCGAGCACCGCACGCTGCACGCCGGGATCGTCAGCAATGGCTACGACATCGCTGGCCTGGCCAAGGGCACGCTGCACGTGGTCACCGCCCATCCGACGCCGATGCTGTCAGCGGCCGATCCCACCTTCCAGCTCAAGGAAACCATCGAAGCGCGCTATCGCGAGCAGTGCCGCAGTTTCCAGGCCGAGTACGACATCAGCGACGAACGCCTGCACGTCGTCGAGGGGCCTGCCGATGTAATGATCCCGCATATAGCTCAGCAGTTGAGCGCCGCCGTGACAGTGATCGGCACCGTGGCTCGCACTGGCATCTCCGGCGCACTAATCGGCAATACCGCAGAAGTGGTGCTGGATTCTCTGGAAAGCGACGTGCTGGTGCTCAAGCCGGACGACATCATTGCGCATCTGGAAGAACTGGTGGCGCAACGTTAG
- the lpxH gene encoding UDP-2,3-diacylglucosamine diphosphatase: MILLISDLHLEEKRPDITRAFLLFLATRARQAEALYILGDFFEVWIGDDGMSPFQHEIARALRELSDAGTRIYLMHGNRDFLIGKRFCSEAGCTLLSDPHKVQMGGEPVLLMHGDSLCTLDVGYMKLRRWLRNPLSLLILRNLPLSTRQKLARKLRNESRAQTRMKASDIVDVTPEEVVRVMAEYGVRTLIHGHTHRPAVHELHVNGQPARRIVLGDWDSQGWALQIDDKGFNQAPFELTPANASKP, from the coding sequence ATGATCCTGCTGATCTCCGATCTGCACCTCGAAGAGAAACGCCCGGATATCACCCGGGCGTTTCTGCTTTTTCTCGCCACCCGCGCGCGCCAGGCCGAGGCGCTGTACATCCTCGGCGACTTCTTCGAAGTCTGGATCGGCGACGATGGCATGTCGCCCTTCCAGCATGAAATCGCCCGCGCCCTGCGCGAGCTGAGCGATGCAGGCACGCGCATCTACCTGATGCACGGCAATCGCGACTTTCTCATCGGCAAGCGCTTCTGCAGCGAGGCGGGCTGCACTTTGCTGAGCGATCCGCACAAGGTGCAGATGGGTGGCGAGCCGGTGCTGCTGATGCACGGCGACAGTTTGTGCACTCTGGACGTCGGCTACATGAAGTTGCGCCGCTGGCTGCGCAACCCGCTGTCGCTGCTGATCCTACGCAATCTGCCGCTGAGCACCCGGCAGAAGCTGGCGCGCAAGCTGCGCAACGAAAGCCGCGCGCAAACGCGGATGAAGGCCAGCGACATCGTCGATGTCACGCCCGAGGAAGTTGTTCGGGTAATGGCCGAGTACGGCGTGCGCACGCTGATCCATGGTCATACCCACAGACCGGCCGTGCATGAGCTGCACGTCAATGGCCAACCGGCACGACGCATCGTGTTGGGGGACTGGGATAGTCAGGGCTGGGCGTTGCAGATCGATGACAAAGGATTCAACCAGGCGCCGTTCGAGCTCACGCCTGCAAACGCCTCCAAACCGTAG
- a CDS encoding CmpA/NrtA family ABC transporter substrate-binding protein: MSEHDTPRDDALTWAWGSDAPEKSVLNIGFMALSDSASVIVAATQGFAEKYGLSLKLQRQTSWASSRDRLLSGELDAAHSLYGLIYGVQLGLGGAAATDMAVLMGLNQNGQSINLSHTLQAAGVTSGEALRQYVHQHEARLTFAQTFPTGTHAMWLYYWLASQGIHPLRDVDSVVVPPPQMVEHLEAKRIDGFCVGEPWTAKAVDEHLGCTLTTIQAIWPDHPEKVLGCTRAFVEQNPNTARALIMAVLDAARFIDENGENKRSTALLLSGNDYVNAPVSAITPRFLGHYQDGLGNAWQDEHPLRFHAGGLVNQPYLSDAMWFMTQFRRWGLLRSDPDYLGVARQVQQLALYREAASALGMTVPGEMRSSILQDGTCWDGSDPAAYARSFHLHALADSL; the protein is encoded by the coding sequence ATGAGTGAACACGACACCCCACGTGACGACGCCCTGACCTGGGCCTGGGGCAGCGACGCCCCGGAGAAGAGCGTGCTGAACATCGGCTTCATGGCGCTGAGCGATTCCGCTTCGGTGATCGTTGCCGCGACCCAAGGCTTCGCCGAGAAATACGGCCTGAGCCTCAAGCTGCAACGCCAAACGTCCTGGGCAAGCTCGCGCGACCGTCTGCTCAGTGGTGAACTGGATGCCGCACATAGCCTGTACGGACTGATCTACGGCGTACAGCTGGGCCTTGGCGGCGCAGCGGCAACGGACATGGCCGTGCTCATGGGACTGAACCAGAATGGCCAGAGCATCAACCTGTCGCACACCCTGCAAGCCGCCGGCGTGACCAGCGGCGAAGCACTGCGCCAATATGTGCACCAGCATGAAGCGCGCTTGACCTTCGCCCAGACCTTCCCCACCGGCACCCACGCCATGTGGCTTTACTACTGGCTGGCCAGCCAGGGCATCCACCCGCTGCGCGATGTCGACAGCGTGGTGGTGCCACCACCGCAAATGGTCGAGCACCTGGAAGCCAAGCGCATCGACGGCTTTTGCGTCGGCGAACCCTGGACGGCCAAGGCAGTCGATGAACATCTCGGTTGTACCCTGACCACCATCCAGGCGATCTGGCCGGATCATCCGGAAAAGGTACTGGGCTGCACCCGTGCCTTCGTCGAGCAGAATCCCAACACCGCCCGCGCCCTGATCATGGCCGTGCTCGACGCTGCACGCTTCATCGATGAGAACGGGGAAAACAAACGCAGTACCGCCCTGCTGCTCAGCGGCAACGACTACGTCAATGCACCGGTTTCGGCCATCACCCCGCGCTTTCTTGGCCACTACCAGGACGGCCTCGGCAATGCCTGGCAGGACGAACATCCATTGCGTTTCCACGCAGGCGGCCTGGTCAACCAACCCTACCTGTCCGACGCCATGTGGTTCATGACCCAGTTCCGCCGCTGGGGCCTGCTGCGCAGCGATCCCGACTACCTCGGCGTAGCCCGCCAGGTGCAACAACTGGCCCTGTACCGCGAGGCTGCATCGGCGCTGGGCATGACGGTGCCGGGCGAGATGCGCAGCTCTATCCTGCAGGACGGCACCTGCTGGGACGGCAGCGACCCCGCCGCCTATGCCCGCAGTTTCCACCTGCATGCCCTGGCTGACAGCCTGTAA